The window CTGGACAATTTCATCGGGAGACGCTGAAACAAAAAACATAACGGCAGACGGCATAGCCCAAAGAGTAATAGACGAAGTAAGCAAAAGCGAAGAACCCGCATTTGTACTGCTGCACGACTCAGGCAAAAAACAGGCAACGGCACAGGCGCTTGGCAGAATAATAAAAGAACTGAAACAAAAAGGCTACAGCTTCAAAGCGGTAACGCCCGACGTAAAACCGGCATTATTCAGTCCAAGATAAAAGATAACAGAAACAAAAAAGGGGAGAACAAAAACAATGAGCGCGAAAGAAAACTTTGGCAAGGCAGCATACGAACTTTTTGGAATAGGCAGCGGCGAAACGGCAGAACAGGAAAAACAGGGAAAAAAAGCCGGTGAAAACATCGAAACGGCAGAAATGGCGGCAAAACAGCCGGTAAGAACAGAAAAACCTGTTGAAGCCAAAGCGGCACAGCCTGCGGTACACGAGACAGGCTCAAACTGCACGATAAAAACAACCGGTGACATAGAAATCATCGGCAGCTGCGACGGTGACATTATAGCCGGAGGCAGAATAACGCTTCACGGCAGCCACACCGGCAGCATTAGTGCTCAGACAATAGAACTTCTTGACTGCACAATAAACGGAGACGTCAGCATAGAACAAAAACTGATAATTGGCGAGAACGCGGCAATCAACGGCAGCGTCTATGCCAGAGAACTTGACTGTGCAGGAACGGTCAACGGAGATGCCGCAGTCAACGGGCGCGTCAGTCTCAGAAGCACGGCAGACATACGCGGCAACGTCCGCGCTGTGGCAATGAACATGGAAGAAGGAGCGCAAATCGAAGGCGGATTTGAAATCAGACGAAACCTGTTCAGCGAATAAAACAAATAAAACAAACAAAACAAACAAAAGAGAGGGAAACAAAATGCCGAAGACACACAAAAAAAACAGCATATTGCTTGCGATACTGCTTGCGGCAGTATTGACAATACCGTTTGCCAAAACAGCCGAAGCTGCCGACGGCAAAGCGGACTTTCGCAAAATATTCCTCTCCATGCCCGAATACATAGCAGCGCAGCGGCAGTATATCGAAATGGCAAAACAAAAAGCGGTGGAATACGACCGTCTGACGGCAAATGCCAAAGACGAACAGACGAAACAGCAGCTGAAAAAGCAGCACGAAACATGGCAGGCACAAACCAACGTTGAAATAATGACGCCTGTAGTGAACAAAGCAAAACAAGTTATAAACCAAGTGGCGGCAGACAGAAAACTGCAGCATATATACGACAGCCAAAGCAGCGAAGCGGCAAAAGCGGAAACAGACGTTACAGCAGACGTAATAACGCGCCTTGCGCAGGACAGGGCGCGGCATACGGCAGACGGCACGAAACAACCGGCAAAAACGGAAGCAAAGCCGCAGCCGAAACCGGTGCAGCCTGTACAAACAGTGAAAGCAAAACCTGCGCCCGTCGCGGAAAACAAACCTGCAAAAGCCGAAGCTCCTGCGAAAGCCGCAAAGCCGCAGGTTAAAC is drawn from Candidatus Equadaptatus faecalis and contains these coding sequences:
- a CDS encoding polymer-forming cytoskeletal protein, with amino-acid sequence MSAKENFGKAAYELFGIGSGETAEQEKQGKKAGENIETAEMAAKQPVRTEKPVEAKAAQPAVHETGSNCTIKTTGDIEIIGSCDGDIIAGGRITLHGSHTGSISAQTIELLDCTINGDVSIEQKLIIGENAAINGSVYARELDCAGTVNGDAAVNGRVSLRSTADIRGNVRAVAMNMEEGAQIEGGFEIRRNLFSE
- a CDS encoding SPOR domain-containing protein; the protein is MPKTHKKNSILLAILLAAVLTIPFAKTAEAADGKADFRKIFLSMPEYIAAQRQYIEMAKQKAVEYDRLTANAKDEQTKQQLKKQHETWQAQTNVEIMTPVVNKAKQVINQVAADRKLQHIYDSQSSEAAKAETDVTADVITRLAQDRARHTADGTKQPAKTEAKPQPKPVQPVQTVKAKPAPVAENKPAKAEAPAKAAKPQVKQPAKAEKPQVKPQTVSASGGATIIQFGADTEPDEMRQWVAKAKKNGIASAHVEENVNSKGRKWWRARATANSKEEAEAICAKLKAIGLKYYIVR